The following are encoded in a window of Streptomyces sp. Go-475 genomic DNA:
- a CDS encoding MerR family transcriptional regulator, whose amino-acid sequence MRIGELARRTNVSERSLRYYEKQGMLTAERTPGGHREYPEAAVDRVIRIQELFAAGLCSEKIVQLLPCMRDRDGGPSSRATPSLVADLTAERARIDRMIADLVRSRDTLDEVIEAARLP is encoded by the coding sequence GTGCGGATCGGTGAACTGGCCCGGCGCACCAACGTGAGCGAGCGGTCGCTGCGCTACTACGAGAAGCAGGGGATGCTCACCGCCGAGCGGACGCCCGGCGGACATCGGGAGTACCCGGAGGCGGCCGTGGACCGGGTCATCCGGATCCAGGAGCTGTTCGCGGCGGGACTGTGCAGCGAGAAGATCGTCCAGCTGCTGCCGTGCATGCGGGACAGGGACGGCGGCCCCTCGTCCCGTGCCACCCCCAGCCTGGTCGCCGACCTCACCGCCGAGCGCGCCCGCATCGACCGGATGATCGCCGACCTGGTCCGCTCCCGGGACACCCTGGACGAGGTGATCGAAGCGGCCCGGCTGCCCTGA
- a CDS encoding VOC family protein: MSAVARFRSVVVDCPEPRELARFYARVGGGTPEDDDPDWVVLRVPGGPRLAFQRSPGYTPPEWPRADRNAQQFHLDFDAGSTWEEIDAAEERVLALGARVLDREDYEKKDFRVYADPVGHPFCLCRIEHD; encoded by the coding sequence ATGTCCGCCGTGGCACGTTTCCGTTCCGTGGTCGTCGACTGCCCCGAGCCGCGCGAGCTGGCCCGCTTCTACGCGCGGGTCGGCGGGGGCACGCCGGAGGACGACGACCCCGACTGGGTGGTGCTGCGCGTCCCCGGCGGGCCGCGGCTCGCCTTCCAGCGCTCGCCCGGGTACACCCCGCCGGAGTGGCCGCGGGCCGACCGCAACGCTCAGCAGTTCCACCTGGACTTCGACGCCGGGTCGACGTGGGAGGAGATCGACGCGGCGGAGGAGCGGGTGCTGGCGCTGGGGGCGCGGGTGCTGGACCGGGAGGACTACGAGAAGAAGGACTTCCGGGTGTACGCCGATCCGGTGGGGCATCCGTTCTGCCTGTGCCGGATCGAGCACGACTGA
- a CDS encoding alkene reductase, with product MTQHTTALFEPARLPGLDLPNRLVMAPLTRNRAEADGTPTPLMATYYAQRASAGLIIAEASTPNAVGQTYPNITAVHSPAHVAGWRRVTDAVREAGGRMFLQLQHGGRVGHPATSGLTPLAPSPVPLPGTIFTPEGHRPAVVPREMTAEDIRTTVADFAKAARNALDAGFEGVEVHSANGHLLHQFLARNTNLRTDGYGGPVAARIRFTAEVTEAVAAEIGAERVGLRVSPGNTVNGIEEGETEEIYPALVERLGGLGLAYLHLGYADPETAVFRKVRAGWPGVLIGNPVLKEISTDAVHRASEALLAAGADLIALGRPFLANPDLVTRLRRGAPLNELRDRYFMYVGGATGYTDYPALDAQEPDASSDSIVALDGDRVC from the coding sequence ATGACGCAGCACACGACAGCACTCTTCGAGCCGGCTCGTCTGCCCGGTCTTGACCTGCCCAACCGTCTGGTGATGGCGCCGCTGACCAGGAACCGGGCCGAGGCCGACGGCACGCCGACCCCGCTCATGGCCACGTACTACGCCCAGCGCGCCTCCGCCGGGCTGATCATCGCCGAGGCGTCGACGCCGAACGCGGTCGGGCAGACGTACCCGAACATCACCGCCGTCCACAGCCCCGCGCACGTGGCCGGCTGGCGGCGGGTCACGGACGCCGTGCGGGAGGCGGGCGGCCGGATGTTCCTCCAGCTCCAGCACGGCGGGCGGGTCGGGCACCCCGCGACCAGCGGGCTGACGCCTCTGGCTCCCTCGCCCGTCCCGCTGCCCGGGACGATCTTCACGCCGGAGGGTCACCGGCCGGCCGTGGTGCCCAGGGAGATGACCGCCGAGGACATCCGCACCACCGTCGCCGACTTCGCGAAGGCCGCCCGCAACGCGCTGGACGCCGGCTTCGAGGGGGTGGAGGTGCACTCGGCCAACGGCCATCTGCTGCACCAGTTCCTCGCCCGCAACACCAACCTTCGCACCGACGGCTACGGCGGACCGGTCGCGGCCCGGATCCGGTTCACGGCCGAGGTGACCGAGGCCGTGGCTGCCGAGATCGGGGCCGAGCGGGTGGGGCTCCGGGTCTCCCCCGGCAACACGGTCAACGGCATCGAGGAGGGCGAGACCGAGGAGATCTACCCGGCGCTCGTCGAGCGGCTCGGCGGGCTGGGGCTGGCCTACCTGCACCTGGGGTACGCCGACCCGGAGACGGCGGTGTTCCGGAAGGTGCGTGCCGGATGGCCGGGCGTGCTCATCGGCAACCCGGTACTGAAGGAGATCTCCACGGACGCGGTGCACCGGGCGTCCGAGGCGCTGCTGGCCGCCGGAGCCGACCTGATCGCGCTCGGCCGCCCCTTCCTGGCCAACCCGGATCTGGTGACGCGGCTGCGGCGCGGGGCGCCGCTGAACGAGCTGCGCGACCGGTACTTCATGTACGTGGGCGGGGCGACCGGCTACACCGACTACCCCGCCCTCGACGCTCAGGAGCCGGACGCGTCCAGCGACTCGATCGTGGCGTTGGACGGCGACCGCGTCTGCTGA
- the purE gene encoding 5-(carboxyamino)imidazole ribonucleotide mutase produces MSPVVGIVMGSDSDWPVMEAAAKALDEFEIAYEVDVVSAHRMPREMVAYGEQADERGLKVIIAGAGGAAHLPGMLASVTPLPVIGVPVPLKYLDGMDSLLSIVQMPAGVPVATVSVAGARNAGLLAARILAAHDEDLRARMREFQQELNDQATEKGKRLRSKVEGTGGFGFGAGK; encoded by the coding sequence ATGAGCCCTGTTGTTGGCATCGTCATGGGGTCGGACTCCGACTGGCCCGTCATGGAGGCCGCCGCCAAGGCCCTCGACGAGTTCGAGATCGCCTACGAGGTCGACGTCGTCTCCGCGCACCGCATGCCGCGCGAGATGGTCGCCTACGGCGAGCAGGCCGACGAGCGCGGGCTCAAGGTGATCATCGCCGGGGCGGGCGGCGCCGCCCACCTGCCCGGCATGCTCGCCTCCGTGACGCCGCTGCCGGTCATCGGCGTGCCCGTGCCGCTGAAGTACCTCGACGGCATGGACAGCCTCCTGTCGATCGTGCAGATGCCGGCCGGCGTCCCGGTCGCCACGGTCTCGGTCGCCGGCGCCCGCAACGCCGGTCTGCTCGCGGCCCGCATCCTCGCCGCGCACGACGAGGACCTGCGCGCCCGCATGCGCGAGTTCCAGCAGGAGCTCAACGACCAGGCCACCGAGAAGGGCAAGCGCCTGCGCTCCAAGGTCGAGGGCACGGGCGGCTTCGGCTTCGGCGCGGGGAAGTGA
- a CDS encoding VOC family protein yields MALAKMGVVVLDCPDPRALAGFYADVLGGTPTVESDGEDEWVDLKVPGGPALAFQAAPGYVPPRWPSPEHSQQFHLDLVVEDLDAAEKGVLALGAKPLDAEDRERTFRVYADPAGHPFCLCAC; encoded by the coding sequence ATGGCTCTCGCCAAGATGGGTGTCGTCGTCCTGGACTGTCCCGACCCGCGCGCGCTGGCGGGCTTCTACGCCGACGTGCTGGGGGGCACGCCGACGGTGGAGAGCGACGGGGAGGACGAGTGGGTGGACCTGAAGGTGCCGGGCGGCCCGGCGCTGGCGTTCCAGGCCGCTCCCGGGTACGTGCCGCCACGGTGGCCCTCGCCCGAGCACTCCCAGCAGTTCCACCTCGACCTGGTGGTGGAGGATCTGGACGCGGCCGAGAAGGGCGTGCTGGCGCTGGGCGCGAAGCCGCTGGACGCCGAGGACCGGGAGCGCACGTTCCGGGTTTACGCCGACCCGGCCGGGCACCCGTTCTGCCTCTGCGCCTGCTGA
- a CDS encoding dipeptidase, whose translation MADLQDDLRPTAAAGDLDDLAEPYPEEAVVTAESYEPVSDPDDAPLTRAHAILAAHPVADGYNGLPWALKRLSYYDLELGESAVDTDVPRLRGGHVGALFWSLHLPEGLDGDRAVGATLEQLDLAKTVVRTCDEGLRPACTAGQVADARNCGRVAVLLGPAGASAVGDSLGILRQLHALGLRVLTLAGVSWASEAGLTRFGEEVVREMNRLGVIADLSGASPQTVRRVLSLSRAPVLCSRSAARAIRPHPVNLPDELLAELGEAKGLCLVPLTAEQTGPTVRDVADHLDHVREVAGAHCVGLSGTYDSGAAHPQELGDTSCYPRLIAELLRRGWDEADVALLTWGNVQRVLRGADFTARAAQQRREQSTATIAELDG comes from the coding sequence ATGGCAGACCTCCAGGACGACCTGCGCCCCACCGCCGCGGCCGGTGACCTCGACGACCTGGCCGAGCCGTACCCCGAGGAGGCCGTGGTCACGGCGGAGTCCTACGAGCCCGTCTCCGACCCGGACGACGCGCCCCTGACCCGGGCGCACGCCATCCTCGCCGCGCACCCCGTCGCCGACGGTTACAACGGACTGCCCTGGGCCCTCAAGCGCCTGTCCTACTACGACCTGGAGCTCGGCGAGAGCGCCGTCGACACGGACGTACCGCGCCTGCGCGGCGGCCACGTGGGCGCCCTGTTCTGGTCGCTGCACCTGCCCGAGGGCCTCGACGGCGACCGGGCCGTCGGCGCCACGCTGGAGCAGCTGGACCTGGCCAAGACCGTCGTCCGCACCTGTGACGAGGGCCTGCGGCCCGCCTGTACGGCCGGACAGGTCGCGGACGCCCGCAACTGCGGCCGGGTCGCCGTGCTCCTCGGCCCCGCCGGGGCATCGGCCGTGGGCGACTCGCTGGGCATCCTGCGCCAGTTGCACGCCCTCGGCCTGCGCGTCCTCACCCTGGCCGGGGTGTCCTGGGCGAGCGAGGCGGGGCTGACCCGGTTCGGCGAGGAGGTCGTGCGCGAGATGAACCGGCTCGGCGTGATCGCGGACCTCTCCGGCGCCTCACCGCAGACCGTCCGCCGCGTCCTGAGCCTCTCCCGGGCACCCGTGCTGTGCAGCCGCTCCGCCGCCCGGGCGATCCGCCCCCACCCGGTCAACCTCCCCGACGAACTGCTGGCGGAGCTGGGCGAGGCCAAGGGGCTGTGCCTGGTGCCGCTGACCGCCGAGCAGACCGGCCCGACCGTCCGCGACGTCGCCGACCACCTCGACCACGTCCGCGAGGTCGCCGGAGCGCACTGCGTCGGACTGTCCGGCACCTACGACTCCGGAGCCGCCCACCCGCAGGAACTCGGCGACACCTCCTGCTACCCGCGGCTGATCGCCGAACTGCTCCGACGCGGCTGGGACGAGGCCGACGTGGCCCTTCTGACCTGGGGCAACGTCCAACGCGTGCTGCGCGGCGCCGACTTCACGGCCCGCGCGGCCCAGCAACGGCGCGAGCAGTCGACGGCGACGATCGCGGAGCTGGACGGGTAA
- a CDS encoding acyl-CoA dehydrogenase, whose protein sequence is MAGSADFDLYRPSEEHDMLRDAVRSLAEAKIAPHAAAVDEEARFPREALDALVANDLHAVHVPEEYGGSGADALATVIVIEEVARVCASSSLIPAVNKLGSLPVILSGSEELKKKYMAPLAKGDGMFSYCLSEPDAGSDAAGMKTKAVRDGDFYVLNGVKRWITNAGESEYYTVMAVTDPSKRSKGISAFVVEKSDEGVSFGAPEKKLGIKGSPTREVYLDNVRIPADRMIGEEGTGFATAMKTLDHTRITIAAQALGIAQGALDYAKGYVQERKQFGKPIADFQGIQFMLADMAMKISAARALTYQAAAASERGDADLTYQGAAAKCFASDVAMEVTTDAVQLLGGYGYTRDYPVERMMRDAKITQIYEGTNQVQRIVMARNLP, encoded by the coding sequence TTGGCCGGATCGGCTGACTTCGACCTGTACCGCCCGTCCGAGGAGCACGACATGCTCCGCGACGCCGTCCGCTCGCTGGCCGAGGCGAAGATCGCGCCGCACGCCGCCGCGGTGGACGAGGAGGCCCGCTTCCCGCGCGAGGCGCTCGACGCGCTGGTGGCGAACGACCTGCACGCCGTGCACGTCCCCGAGGAGTACGGCGGCTCGGGCGCCGACGCGCTCGCCACCGTCATAGTGATCGAGGAGGTCGCCCGCGTCTGCGCCTCCTCCTCCCTCATCCCCGCGGTGAACAAGCTGGGCTCGCTCCCGGTGATCCTCTCCGGCTCCGAGGAGCTGAAGAAGAAGTACATGGCCCCGCTCGCCAAGGGCGACGGCATGTTCTCCTACTGCCTCTCCGAGCCCGACGCCGGCTCCGACGCCGCCGGCATGAAGACCAAGGCCGTCCGCGACGGCGACTTCTACGTCCTCAACGGCGTGAAGCGCTGGATCACCAACGCCGGCGAGTCCGAGTACTACACGGTGATGGCGGTGACGGACCCGTCGAAGCGCTCGAAGGGCATCTCGGCCTTCGTCGTCGAGAAGTCCGACGAGGGCGTCTCCTTCGGCGCCCCCGAGAAGAAGCTCGGCATCAAGGGCTCCCCGACCCGCGAGGTCTACCTCGACAACGTCCGCATCCCCGCCGACCGCATGATCGGCGAGGAGGGCACCGGCTTCGCCACGGCCATGAAGACCCTCGACCACACCCGCATCACCATCGCCGCCCAGGCCCTCGGCATCGCCCAGGGTGCCCTCGACTACGCCAAGGGCTACGTCCAGGAGCGCAAGCAGTTCGGCAAGCCCATCGCCGACTTCCAGGGCATCCAGTTCATGCTCGCCGACATGGCCATGAAGATCTCGGCCGCCCGCGCCCTGACCTACCAGGCCGCCGCCGCCTCCGAACGCGGCGACGCCGACCTCACGTACCAGGGCGCCGCCGCCAAGTGCTTCGCCTCGGACGTCGCGATGGAGGTCACGACGGACGCGGTCCAGCTCCTCGGCGGGTACGGCTACACGCGTGACTACCCGGTGGAGCGCATGATGCGGGACGCCAAGATCACGCAGATCTACGAGGGAACGAACCAGGTTCAGCGCATCGTCATGGCCCGCAACCTGCCGTGA
- a CDS encoding GtrA family protein, whose translation MGHGASRLRRICREVAKFGAVGGAGVLVNLLVFNLVRHVTDLQVVRASVIATVVAIIFNYVGFRYFTYRDRDKTRRTREMSLFLLFSAVGLVIENGVLYTATYGFGWDTPLQNNIFKFLGIGIATLFRFWSYRTWVFRALPAREAVTDAESILKRERARQSRTKQRVP comes from the coding sequence ATGGGACATGGTGCCTCGCGGCTCCGACGGATCTGTCGGGAAGTCGCCAAGTTCGGCGCGGTCGGCGGGGCCGGCGTGCTCGTCAATCTCCTCGTGTTCAACCTGGTACGGCATGTGACCGACCTCCAGGTGGTGCGCGCGAGCGTCATCGCGACCGTCGTCGCGATCATCTTCAACTACGTCGGCTTCCGCTACTTCACCTACCGCGACCGCGACAAGACCCGCCGTACGCGCGAGATGAGCCTGTTCCTGCTGTTCAGCGCGGTCGGGCTGGTCATCGAGAACGGTGTCCTGTACACGGCCACGTACGGCTTCGGCTGGGACACCCCGCTGCAGAACAACATCTTCAAGTTCCTCGGCATCGGCATCGCGACCCTCTTCCGCTTCTGGTCGTACCGCACGTGGGTGTTCCGCGCGCTGCCCGCCCGGGAGGCCGTGACGGACGCCGAGTCGATCCTGAAGCGGGAGCGGGCCCGTCAGTCCCGGACGAAGCAGCGGGTGCCGTAG
- a CDS encoding dipeptidase, with the protein MTSREAARELLREFPVVDGHNDLPWALREQVRYDLDARDIAVDQAAHLHTDLPRLRAGGVGAQYWSVYVRTDAPDPVAATLEQIDCVRQLLARHPEDLRPALTAADMEAARREGRIASLMGAEGGHSIANSLGTLRGLYGLGVRYLTLTHNDNVDWADSATDEPRAGGLTAFGREVVREMNRLGMLVDLSHVAATTMRDALDTSTAPVIFSHSSARAVCDHPRNIPDDVLERLPANGGIAMVTFVPKFVLQAAVDWTAAADENMRVHGFHPLDTTPEAMKVHRAFEERHPRPVATVATVADHLDHMREAAGIDHLGIGGDYDGTAFTPDGLDDVSGYPNLIAELLDRGWSKADLTKLTWKNAVRVLDAAEDVARGLQQTRSPSNATIESLDASGS; encoded by the coding sequence ATGACCTCCCGGGAGGCAGCCCGGGAACTCCTGCGGGAGTTCCCGGTCGTCGACGGGCACAACGACCTGCCCTGGGCACTGCGCGAGCAGGTCCGCTACGACCTCGACGCCCGGGACATCGCCGTCGACCAGGCCGCCCATCTGCACACCGACCTCCCGCGCCTGCGGGCCGGCGGCGTCGGCGCGCAGTACTGGTCGGTGTACGTCCGCACGGACGCGCCCGACCCGGTCGCGGCCACCCTCGAACAGATCGACTGCGTACGGCAGTTGCTGGCCCGCCACCCGGAGGACCTGCGCCCCGCGCTGACGGCCGCCGACATGGAGGCCGCGCGCCGCGAGGGCCGGATCGCCTCCCTCATGGGCGCGGAGGGCGGCCACTCCATCGCCAACTCGCTGGGCACCCTGCGCGGTCTGTACGGACTCGGCGTGCGGTACCTCACGCTCACCCACAACGACAACGTGGACTGGGCGGACTCCGCGACCGACGAGCCGCGGGCCGGGGGCCTCACCGCGTTCGGCCGCGAGGTCGTACGGGAGATGAACCGGCTCGGCATGCTCGTCGACCTCTCCCACGTGGCCGCGACGACGATGCGGGACGCGCTCGACACGAGCACCGCCCCGGTGATCTTCTCCCACTCCTCCGCCCGGGCCGTCTGCGACCACCCGCGCAACATCCCGGACGACGTCCTGGAACGCCTGCCCGCCAACGGCGGCATCGCCATGGTCACCTTCGTCCCGAAGTTCGTGCTCCAGGCGGCCGTCGACTGGACCGCCGCGGCCGACGAGAACATGCGCGTCCACGGCTTCCACCCCCTCGACACCACCCCGGAGGCCATGAAGGTCCACCGCGCCTTCGAGGAGCGGCACCCGCGCCCGGTCGCCACGGTGGCGACGGTCGCCGACCACCTGGACCACATGCGCGAGGCGGCGGGCATCGACCACCTCGGCATCGGCGGCGACTACGACGGCACGGCCTTCACCCCCGACGGCCTCGACGACGTCTCCGGCTACCCCAACCTGATCGCCGAACTCCTCGACCGCGGCTGGTCGAAGGCCGACCTGACCAAGCTGACCTGGAAGAACGCGGTCCGGGTGCTGGACGCGGCGGAGGACGTGGCCCGGGGGCTTCAGCAGACGCGGTCGCCGTCCAACGCCACGATCGAGTCGCTGGACGCGTCCGGCTCCTGA
- a CDS encoding CGNR zinc finger domain-containing protein: MTERSPAPGGLALVETLVNTLDIESGADALDTPEGRARIGITGDDEAEEARALRESLRAVLLAHAGHPPHREVPPLGDLLAAAPLVVTVDPADGSAALTPADGHSLHARVAAAVAEALVAGTWTRLKACEAADCHWAYYDRSPAGRGRWCSMQVCGARAKMRRYRAKGT, translated from the coding sequence ATGACGGAGAGATCGCCCGCACCCGGCGGCCTGGCCCTGGTCGAGACCCTGGTGAACACGCTGGACATCGAGTCGGGCGCCGACGCGCTCGACACGCCGGAAGGCCGGGCCCGCATCGGGATCACCGGGGACGACGAGGCCGAAGAGGCCCGCGCCCTGCGCGAGTCACTGCGCGCCGTCCTCCTCGCCCACGCCGGCCACCCGCCCCACCGCGAGGTACCCCCGCTCGGCGACCTCCTCGCCGCCGCCCCCCTCGTCGTCACGGTCGACCCGGCGGACGGCTCGGCCGCCCTCACCCCCGCCGACGGCCACTCCCTGCACGCACGCGTGGCCGCCGCCGTCGCCGAAGCCCTGGTCGCCGGCACCTGGACCCGCCTCAAGGCCTGCGAGGCCGCCGACTGCCACTGGGCGTACTACGACCGCAGCCCCGCAGGCCGGGGCCGCTGGTGCTCCATGCAGGTGTGCGGGGCCCGCGCCAAGATGCGCCGCTACCGCGCCAAGGGAACATGA
- a CDS encoding 5-(carboxyamino)imidazole ribonucleotide synthase, with product MTFPVVGMVGGGQLARMTHEAGIPLGIRFKLLSDTPQDSAAQVVSDVVVGDYRDLDTLREFARGCDVITFDHEHVPTEHLRALEADGIPVRPGPDALVHAQDKGVMRARLDAIGVPCPRHRIVSDPQDVAAFAAEGDGFPVVLKTVRGGYDGKGVWVVDSVEEAADPFKAGVPVLAEEKVDFVRELAANVVRSPHGQAVAYPVVESRQVNGVCDTVIAPAPDLDEALALEASEMALNIAKELGVVGHLAVELFQTRDGRILVNELAMRPHNSGHWSMDGAVTSQFANHVRAVLDLPLGDPRPRAKWTVMVNVLGGDFPDMYSAYLHCMARDPQLKIHMYGKDVKPGRKVGHVNTYGDDLDDVLERARHAAGYLRGTITE from the coding sequence GTGACGTTCCCGGTAGTCGGCATGGTCGGCGGGGGCCAGCTCGCTCGTATGACACACGAGGCAGGCATCCCGCTGGGCATCAGGTTCAAGCTTCTCAGTGACACCCCGCAGGACTCCGCTGCGCAGGTCGTGAGCGATGTCGTCGTCGGCGACTATCGCGACCTCGACACGTTGCGCGAGTTCGCCCGAGGGTGCGATGTGATCACCTTCGATCACGAACACGTACCCACCGAGCACCTCCGCGCCCTGGAGGCGGACGGCATCCCCGTGCGCCCCGGCCCGGACGCGCTCGTGCACGCCCAGGACAAGGGCGTGATGCGGGCGAGACTCGACGCGATCGGCGTGCCCTGCCCGAGGCACAGGATCGTCTCCGATCCACAGGACGTGGCGGCCTTCGCGGCCGAGGGCGACGGTTTCCCCGTCGTCCTCAAGACCGTTCGCGGCGGCTACGACGGCAAGGGCGTGTGGGTGGTGGACTCCGTGGAGGAGGCCGCCGATCCGTTCAAGGCCGGGGTGCCCGTGCTCGCCGAGGAGAAGGTCGACTTCGTCCGCGAGCTCGCCGCCAACGTCGTCCGCTCCCCGCACGGCCAGGCCGTGGCCTACCCGGTCGTGGAGTCCCGCCAGGTCAACGGCGTCTGCGACACGGTCATCGCCCCGGCGCCCGACCTGGACGAGGCCCTCGCCCTGGAGGCCTCCGAGATGGCGCTGAACATCGCCAAGGAGCTCGGCGTCGTCGGCCACCTCGCGGTCGAGCTGTTCCAGACCCGCGACGGCCGCATCCTCGTCAACGAGCTGGCGATGCGCCCGCACAACTCCGGCCACTGGTCGATGGACGGCGCCGTCACCAGCCAGTTCGCCAACCACGTCCGCGCGGTCCTGGACCTGCCCCTGGGCGACCCGCGCCCGCGCGCCAAGTGGACGGTGATGGTCAACGTCCTCGGCGGCGACTTCCCGGACATGTACTCCGCGTACCTGCACTGCATGGCCCGCGACCCGCAGCTGAAGATCCACATGTACGGCAAGGACGTGAAGCCCGGCCGCAAGGTCGGTCACGTCAACACCTACGGCGACGACCTGGACGACGTGCTGGAGCGCGCCCGTCACGCTGCCGGCTACCTGAGAGGCACCATCACCGAATGA
- a CDS encoding UDP-glucose/GDP-mannose dehydrogenase family protein, whose translation MALKITVIGTGYLGATHAAAMAELGFEVLALDVVREKIEMLERGEAPMYEPGLDELLRRHVAGFEGSSGRLRFTQDWAEIGAFGDVHFVCVNTPQRHGEYACDMSYVDSAFASLAPHLHGPALVVGKSTVPVGSADRLAAYLAANAPAGEDAELAWNPEFLREGFAVDDTLHPDRIVVGVRSERAEKLLREVYATPIAEGSPFVVTDFPTAELVKTSANSFLATKISFINAMAEVCEAAGGDVAKLAEAIGYDDRIGRKFLRAGIGFGGGCLPKDIRAFMARAGELGADQALTFLREIDSINMRQRGQMVELARQALGGGPFLGKRVAVLGATFKPDSDDVRDSPALNVAGQIHLQGGQVTVYDPKGMDNARRVFPTLGYADSALEAVRGADIVLHLTEWREFRELDTEALGEVAAARVVLDGRNALDPERWRKAGWTYRAMGRPRA comes from the coding sequence ATGGCCCTGAAGATCACCGTGATCGGCACCGGTTATCTCGGCGCGACACACGCGGCGGCCATGGCCGAGCTGGGCTTCGAGGTGCTCGCGCTGGACGTCGTGCGCGAGAAGATCGAGATGCTGGAGCGGGGCGAGGCCCCGATGTACGAGCCGGGTCTGGACGAGCTGCTGCGCCGGCACGTCGCCGGGTTCGAGGGCTCCAGCGGGCGGCTGCGCTTCACCCAGGACTGGGCCGAGATCGGTGCCTTCGGCGATGTGCACTTCGTCTGTGTGAACACGCCGCAGCGGCACGGCGAGTACGCCTGCGACATGTCGTACGTCGACTCCGCGTTCGCCTCGCTGGCGCCGCATCTGCACGGGCCCGCGCTGGTGGTCGGCAAGTCGACCGTGCCCGTGGGCTCCGCCGACCGGCTGGCGGCCTACCTGGCGGCGAACGCGCCGGCCGGGGAGGACGCCGAGCTGGCCTGGAACCCGGAGTTCCTGCGGGAGGGCTTCGCGGTCGACGACACGCTGCACCCGGACCGGATCGTGGTGGGTGTGCGCAGCGAGCGGGCCGAGAAACTGCTGCGGGAGGTGTACGCGACGCCGATCGCGGAGGGCTCGCCGTTCGTGGTGACGGACTTCCCGACCGCCGAGCTGGTGAAGACATCGGCGAACTCCTTCCTCGCGACGAAGATCTCCTTCATCAACGCGATGGCGGAGGTGTGCGAGGCCGCGGGCGGTGATGTCGCGAAGCTGGCGGAGGCGATCGGTTACGACGACCGGATCGGCAGGAAGTTCCTGCGGGCCGGGATCGGCTTCGGCGGTGGCTGTCTGCCGAAGGACATCCGGGCGTTCATGGCGCGGGCGGGTGAGCTGGGCGCGGACCAGGCGCTGACGTTCCTGCGGGAGATCGACTCGATCAACATGCGCCAGCGTGGGCAGATGGTGGAGCTGGCCCGGCAGGCGCTGGGCGGCGGGCCGTTCCTGGGCAAGCGGGTGGCGGTGCTGGGCGCGACCTTCAAGCCCGACTCGGACGACGTGCGGGACTCGCCCGCGCTGAACGTGGCCGGGCAGATCCATCTCCAGGGCGGGCAGGTCACGGTGTACGACCCGAAGGGCATGGACAACGCCCGCCGGGTCTTCCCGACGCTCGGCTATGCCGACTCGGCGCTGGAGGCGGTGCGGGGCGCCGACATCGTGCTGCATCTGACGGAGTGGCGGGAGTTCCGCGAGCTGGACACCGAGGCGCTCGGGGAGGTGGCGGCGGCCCGGGTCGTCCTGGACGGTCGCAACGCCCTGGATCCGGAGCGCTGGCGCAAGGCGGGCTGGACGTACCGGGCGATGGGGCGTCCCAGGGCGTGA